Genomic DNA from Setaria italica strain Yugu1 chromosome V, Setaria_italica_v2.0, whole genome shotgun sequence:
CCTTATCTATTTCCAGAAtccaaacaaaaaaggaaagttCTACTTGTAGAACATCCAAATAAGAAAGCTGCGGTGAAGAATGTTAATTCTGCCAGGAACTCTACAAACAATAGCAGACCGCTATCTGCAGATGATATTCAAAAAGCAAAGATGCGTGCCATGTTCATGCAGGAGAAGTATGGCAAGGTTGACTCAAGTAAAGCGAGTGATAAATCACAAGCAATGGAAACACCAAAAACTTCTGGATTAGTCAATTCAAATGTATTGCCTGTGCCCAGAGACCCCATTAGATCAACTGCACAACCTTTTGACGCAAGCACATCATCAACTGCACAACCTGTTGACCCAAGCACATCAACTTCTAAACAAAGTACGGTTCCTCAGCCTGATAAGCCAGAAATCTCAAATGGATTGAAGTTAAATATAGGTTCCCCAAAAAATGTTGTAGAGAAGTTGGATTCCAAGAGAGTTCCTTGGCGGATACCACCAGGTATATTTTTGCTTTGTGCTCCTCCATTTGCTATTTTATTGAATGTTGAATAGCTCTGAGCTGCTTATTGGACAATGAGTACAAGTAAAGTTGTACAGAATATTGTTCAACTAAGCATGCTGTCCAGTCCAAGCCTCTGTGCAATACATATCTTAGGTATTGTTCTTCAGGTCAGTCCCGTTTCAGTCAAAATGGAAACAATACACCTCAACGGACCTTAATATTAAAGAATGTGGAAGTTAGTTCCTTTTGCCTAGTCCTGCGCATGCAGTGTATGTTGCCTAATGCCATAAGCAACTCATCTAAGATAAACGGTTAACTTGACATGTTTTGGCCCTAAAAAGACTGGTAATGAAACAAAATTTATTGTAAGGCTGGTTAAGCAGCCATCCATATTTGGTTCAGACTTGAGGTTGTGTCCACTTAACTGATTCAGAACGGTAAAGTGTCAGAACTTTTGAAAGAACAGTGGATGGCAGTACAGCTTTCAGGATTGGCATGAGAGATTAGCAACTACGTTTATGTACAGTGTATCCTCAAACAAAGATGTGTCGTGGTTCTTTTGGAACTTGGAAGGTTTGCAAGTCCACAGTGATTGTGCACGCTCCGACGCTAAACAGCGGGGTTTTCAGCGCTTGCAGATCTGCAAAAGCACAATGACAGCgcaattttccttttttgtaCATAAATGGTTCATCATAGGACACATAACATTCCTCCACAAGCAAGTTCATTAAATTATAGTCCATCAACGAGGAAAAACTGAATTCGTAAAATTTTTATTCATCAAAGAATGCCCGACATTCCTCCACATACAGTCGTGCTTTGCACTAGTGTAAATTCGTTTGCTCAAAGAGCATTGACAATGTGGGCTCCACTTGATTACTTCATGGAGAATGAGTTCCTGACAGTTCATGTTCATTTTCTGGGAGTTAGCACATTGGAATGGCCTGCGTTCCTTCCATGCTGAGTACATTGGAGATTAGTTGTGTACACAGTATTGTAGTTAATAGTTGGACTAGCAAATCCAATGTTGATTCCATGGATTGCCATATTTCCTTGTTTCTTAAGTATCAAATACATTGTTTGACCAGGGGCTATAGTTGCATTATTTGTGGTAGGCCTATTTATCTCTACATCTGAAGCCGTGGCCAAATTTCCTGGGATCCTCTTCCATTACTAATTCTTATTGTATATGGGAAAAAGACTACCCAGGATAATGTGAAGCTCTGTTCTGTGATGTATGCTACTGTTCATTCGACCACTATCAGGGAGGCATACAGTAAATTCGAAATACAGAAATTACAAAAGCTATTATCTCATAGAAAAAACTTGAAATCCTTTTTATCAAACCCAGCATAAGAAAGCTATGTACTGACTATTGTGATAATGAGTTCTGAGAAATCAAGTTTAAacgctactccctccgtttcaaattgtaggttgttttggcttttctatttGTATGCATTTAGAcgtacactatatttaggtgcatagcaaaaactatgcacctagaaaagccaaaacgacctacaatttgggacggagggagtagaaactTTGCGGCACATCCAACTGTATGCTACCTATTGCAGAGTTTTAAAAGTTTTAGCTTACAAATCCATATGTTCTTTTTCGAGATTTTGCTAAAAGGTTGACTTCCCCAATACTGGCTTTGTTGCAGCGGTTTGGATAGACCCTTCGTGGAGTGTGAGTGCTGGTGACAACAGCAAGGAGCTGGAGGTTCAAACACAGAGAAACCGGCGTGAAAAGGAAACCTTTTATGCAAGTCAGAAGGACATCCCATTGAATCCAAAGGATCCATGGGATCTGGAAATGGACTTTGACGACAGCTTGACCCCAGAAATTCCAATTGACCAGGCGCCAGATGCTGACACCATGGAAATGGATAGTGTGGGTGCAGCTCCTAATGCAGCCGCTCCTGTCAAGGACAAGCAAATTGGATCTACCGCAACATCTGTTGCAGTTGCTGATGGTGCTAACGGGGAAGATCCTGAGCCAGATCTTGAGTTGCTTACGGTGCTACTCAAGAATCCGCAGCTTGTCTTTGCTTTAACATCTAACAATGGGGAGGATGTGTCCAGCGAGCAGACTGTTGCTCTTCTGGATACATTGAAGCGGACTGGCCTTGGACTCTCGGAGCTGGTTAACACTCTGGGGAATGGTGCTGGGGCTCCAAAAGAGCCAGAGCCAGAACCAATTCCTGCTTCACTTCCATCACCAACTCCATCGGACCAGACAGCAAGGGTTTGTCTGCTGGCTTTTCATGTTATCCAGTGTTATTTCTGTTTTCTGTTATTCATATGGTATTCTTTGGCAGGCTGTCTGGGGACCAGAACACCCAACACAGGCGAGGGCTCCAAACTTGCAGCAGCCACCTTTGTCAAACCGGGGGAATACACCTCCTATTGCAAATACCGTGCAGCAAAGCTTCTCAAATGTTATGAGTTCGTTACCCTCACAACCTTATGCTTCAGTTTCGGTTTTACCGGCACAGATTCAAGCTAACGTCCCATCTCTACCACAGTTGGCGGTCTCCGTAAATCCGCCAGTTCAACATGTTTCTCCTGTGAATAACCATCTGAGTAGAGCTTCAGTACATCAGCATGCCCAGCAATATGCTTTGGCATCTGATCCTGTTGCTATGTCCTTGCATCAGCAAGCAGCGGTGAACAAATCAACCCATGGACTACAGAGTGTCCCAAACCCTGCTGTAGCACATTCGTCATTGCCTGAGCCTAATGCATCTTATACAACACTCCCTTGGCAATCTAACGCTGCTCATGTCACCAACACTGGACGAAATGCAACAGCTGATCCATGGGCTGCCCGCACAACTAATTCATGTAATACTGCATCTGCAAGCACAGTGCCATATGCTAACCAGAATGCTTACGGTGATCAAAGTACGCACAGTGCATACAATGCTTATGGTTCTGCGGCAGCCTCGTCGCGTACTGTTCTGACAGGGCACGGACTGGACAGAAATGGTTACAGCCGTCCTGTGGTTGAGTACCAAGCAATGGCGCGGGACAGCCACCAGCGACACTCAAGGTCACCTGATCCTGGTGCTGGCCGGGACTATGGTGGTACACAAGGTTATAATCAACAGCCCTTAACACGCTGGAGTGCTGGGCAAGGACAGCAGAGCTACAATCCTGAGCCTTCAAGGCAATGGCGTTCTGCACAACAAGGCTACACCTCTGCTGAACCCTCAAGGCAATGGAGTTCAGCGCGTCAGAGCTACACCTCTGCTGAGCCGTCAAGGCAGTGGAGCTCCGAGCCTAAAAGCTACAATGTTGAATCCTCGAGGTCTTGGAATTTGGGCCAACAGGGCCAGAACCCGGAGGGATCGAGGCAATGGAACCTGGGGAAGCAAGATGCTTACAACCCGAGTGATGGTCGAAGATCGTATGAGCCTCAAAGCTACAATGTTGAATCCTCGAGGTCTTGGAATTCGGGCCAGCAGGGCCAGAACCCGGAGGCATCGAGGCAATGGAACCTGGGGAAGCAAGATGCTTACAACCCGAGTGATGGTCGAAGATCGTATGATCAGCACTGGAGGAGATAGCAAGAGTTGTATATTAGCTGGGTCCTGGAGGCGGTTCTTGGGAGATTTTCTTTCATTTGATGTTAGGCCTGTTTGATTCGTTACATTGGGCTTTGTGATTGCACAAAGGCCATTGAGAAAAGCCATAGGTTATGTATCAATCAAGTTTTGTCGCAGAAGAAAAATGTATCCATTTAGTTGGTGGATGGGGGAAAGAAGAAGTAAAAGAAACGAATAACGCAAAAGTGACAAGCGACGGCTCCAATTACCTGAAGTCTCTTTAGATGTATGTGAGTTTCTTCgttagaaaagaaaaggaggcagAGTTGGTTCCTAGTTGCTTTCTGCTATATGCTTTCTTTTCTTGCCACGTGCTCTCTCGAGAAAAGTCTTTCCCATTTAGAGAAAAATCTGATTGAGGAGAATTGACTGGCATCTTTCTGGTACGTACCAGGCTGTTAAGTTTCTTTTTTCGAAACAAAAATGAACTCAAACAAACTGATTTTCCAGCCTTTTTTAACACAAAAACGAACCTGTCTCCGAAAGAGAGAGCGGGACCCCGACAGCCGTTCACTCGGAACGTAGTCGAGCCTCGGAGGCGGAGAGCATTTGCGCACGCATATGATGGGCAGTCAGACACGCATCCCATTCGTAGGTCGGTCGCTCGGCTGGCGGCTGCCGCTGGTCGGCGCACACGCTCCACCAGTCCACCCACCCACACCGCCTCCAGAGAACGCGAAAAAAACACATGCTGGGTCGGCGCGCGGCACCACCACTCCACGCGGCGGCAGATACCTCCTCTCCTCTGCCCGCTCCCCCCGCGTCCCGTAAGCAGAAGCAGGCAGCGAGCGAGGGGGGTCGGCCAGACCAGCCGAGCCGAGCCGTGTCCGTTCCGGTCGCTCCCCCGCGATGGCcacggcggccgtggcgaggcacacccaccaccaccaccaccgcggggcaccctggcgcggcagggggcAGGGGGAGAggtggcggctgcggcgcggcggGATACGGTGCTCATCGCCGGCGCAGGAGTTCGCGGCGCTGGCAGCGGTGTTCCGGAGGCGGCTGGTGGTGGGggccaccacggcggcggccgcggcggtgggggcCAACTTCGGCGGCGTCACCAGCTTCCTCCTCGGCCTGTCGCCGGAGCTCGGCAGGTCGCTCCGCCTCGACGTGCTCTACCCCGTCGGCGGCTTCTCCCGCTGCCTCGACTCCGACAATGGGTTCGGTAAGCGCGCCCATCTCtcgcccgctcctcctcccccatccCCCTTCCTTTCAGCTCGGCAATTGGCATCTGCGTGTGCTGTACCTGCACTGCTACATGGTTTCATTCTGATATAAGAGTGCCTTGAATTGGAGGGTGATGGATTGCGCGCGCGCAATTGTTGTGCCTGGATGAGGCGTTCCATCATGCTCGCTTGACTTGATTTCATTTCGGAGGAGTGCcttgaacctttttttttttaaagccaGAGTGCCTTGAATTGAATCGAGGGGGTGATTTATCGCGTGCAATTGTTGTACCTAGATGAGATGAGGCGTTCAATCTTTGCTTGATTGGCTTGATTGCCCAGTGCTATTGGTACGTACTCGTCAACAACAACAGTGCAACGCCTTGAATTGTTGCCGGTCTCTTTCCTCGTGAGTCACATTGAGCTAATTTCAAAACGTTTTTTTCCTCGTTAGGTTACCGTTTCTTAATGCTAAGATGCTAACAGCTCCAATTATGTTTCAAAAATGAAAGACCTACTAGCTGTCTATCGGTCAACTGGGGTTTGCACTTCACTAAATCAACATGATTCATGGTGACCTGGCCTAGTGGGTACCGATCACCCATTCACACAGCGAAGAGTTCATTGGAATGTCATTTTTTGTTCAACATCATGCATGTTTATAGTGCTTGATAAATGATAGATTGTAAATGGGGGCCAAAAAAAAGGTGCAATGTCAGAcaggagaaaaaaaatctgaggTCATAATTAATTCGAGGTATCCCTGCGTGTGCACGTTGTTGTCAAGTAGCAACTTTGCGCCCCACCAAAATATACAGAAATAGGGATGGTTGGTGTGCACATCCCACCCACAGAAATTAAGTGGAGAAAAAAAGTATACAGATCCTAAATCACCTTTACTTAATTGCTAATCAGACTGAAGGTGAATTAGTTTTTCTAATTACCTTATTTCACTTGTTTTGGAACTTTAGTTTCTTCATAGCAATTGAATGGAGAGTAGACATAGAGAAATATAACATATGCTTCTAACTGTTCCTGAATCAAGAATCAAAACAATTTTGGCACTGAGGCCTCCAATTTTCCTCTGTCTTCATGTTTTTCCGTTCAAATGtgaacaagttattaaactaaGAAAACCTGGTCACCTCTGGTTTGTACGTTTTCTTATATTCCAATGTGGCCACAAGTACGAGTGGCTACAAAAAAAAGTGGTCCCTGATGCTGCTAGTTACTACATCCAACCTGCATGCCATGCCTCCAATGGGGTTTGTATGTGTGGATCACGGGCTATCTTGTGCCACATTTAGGGCCAGGAATGGCATACCACCTAGGCTCCATGTAATCACAACTGATCATTGCTGGCATCTGGTGGCTGATTCCCAACTAGATAATGGTTTAAGGATTTTTTTAGGCTACATGTTTTCCCTTGAGGAACAAATTACCGTAAGCgtgatatttttttagaaaaatatttatattaaaaaCTGGTGCTACGAAGAAGAGTTAAGTGAAGTGTGTATCTATAAGCAACAGGATATTTCATTCGAGGTTTCAGTATGCATCTCTCAATGTATGGTGTATTAACTGTGAGGTCTCTGGAAATATGCAGAATTCATCTATCCATCAAGTTGGGTAGGAGATCAGACTCTACTATACAGGGAAGCGAAGAAAGCAGAATTGCAGAGATCACTAGATCCTCCACCCCTGAAAAATGGGAGATTGTCTAGACCTCGGAACATTAGTGAGCCCGTGGCAGCATTTGGGCCCCCGGGATCCAATGGGGAGCTCAATGTCAGTGTCATTGTTTCACCTGTACCTCAAGACTTCTCGTAAGTACACTTAATTTCTCACTTGCAGTTTGCTTCTCCAAAGCTtatttagggcatgtttggatccagatgaaagtgctaaagtttagcacctttacGCATTAGCCCATCCAAATGgtagggctaaactttagcccacaCTCAAAAATGCAAAAAGCATTAGCTGGTGGGGAggagctaatgggtgctaatggCTTGAGGGGAggagctaatgggtgctaatggCTTGAGAAAAGACAAAAGGGGAAGAGTGAAGGGGAGGTGAGGAGATAAAAGGGGTAAAAGTGACATTTCATGCATTTTAGCGCTATCCATTAGCCATGTCTCCAAACGAGAGTGCTAATGGGtggaagtgctaaactttagataggctaaactttagcacttgctaaattttagtaatAGCACATCCAAACAGTGTTTGGCCTAAACTTTGAGTTTGCATACGGCAATCAGCATGACACAAAAGTTAAAAAAAGATCACTTATGTTCGAGAATAAAACATCACTTAAGCTTGTCTGAAAAATTTGCCAAGCATGCTGACTTTTGGTGATTAGTTGCGGCTAAAGAAGCAACCGAACTGTTTCATACAGGATTGAGGCTTTTGGTGGTCCGAAAGATGTGGGGGAAGTGGTGCTCAGAAGGATTGCGAGGACAAGGCGAAGTCCAGATATAAACGCTACTCTTATCGACGCAGCCTTGAGAGAAGATGCGGAGAATGTCAAATACTACAAGCTAGAGTTCCGAGTCGAGAGCCCTTCTTTCCGACGACACAATGTTGCTGTCTGCTGCGCGAAGGACGGCAAGCTTTACACCATGAATGCGCAAGCACCGGAGTCGGCATGGAAAGCAGTCCAGGAAGAGTTCTTTGCAATGGCGGATTCCTTCAGCCTAGTGAACTATGTTTGATACAGCAGGCGGGCAGTTTTGTACCCCTGAGCGTTTTTTCTTTTCAGTAGCTTGTAACTTCCTCAAGCACTAGATATCGTGGCCTCGTTTATAGAGACTAGGAGAAAAGTAAAATAATGTCGTTGTCACAAATTACAATCATGTCTAAAATTTTCTTCTGCATGCATTGGTTAGAGAATCTAATCTTATTTCACTATCTCAATCCAAATTTCTGTTACCATTTTTCTGAACGATAAAATTGGGCACCCTCTAACCGTTTAAATGGTAGCCATGTGATCAGCTCCGTGCAACCCTCTCTGGCCGACCACGACGCGTCGTCCTCGTCGACGAACGACGACGACAGGCGTCGCCGCGCCGTACTGTCAGGACCTTCATTACCATCCTGCCGTTTAGGGACTGTTTACATGTTGTGTTGAATATTTATATGAGTCCGGTTACGACAGGACTTGAGCTGTATTTAGCAGTATATGGTAGAATCTGTGTCATACTCTGTAACTCGAGCTTCCTCGTAAATATGAGAGGAGGGCTGCTGTTGTAACCATGATGACATAGTGATAGGCTCGCAGGGGAGACAGCATGACGCCAGGACCTCGGAGCGATCGGTGTTGCGGTATTGGGGAGGAGCGTCCGTGATCATGCCCCAGGATGCAGGCTTCGGTTGAATCTCGTCAATAAAAATCGTATCTCCATTATCGCATGTGATTGTGCAAGTTCATTTCGGTATATCCAATCGTTGCTTCCGTTGGTGGAGATCAGTGGGCGGCTCATCGCCGCGAGGGCTAATTTTCTAACAATTGATATAGGGGCTAAAAGGTCGGAAATCTGGAACATCTCTGGATAACATGGTGACGGGGGAGCCCGTGTACGTCTTCGAAGGGTCACACGGGTTGTGTTGTGATTGGAGAGCTGGACTCGGGGTCTGGGATAACGTCTTCGAGAGATCACATGGATTATATGTGATGGAAGAGTTGGACCTGATGTGTGACTGGGGAGATTGTTTGGTTTAATCCCGCATCGGAAATTGATGGTGGAGGAGTACCATACATAGGTGAGACCAGTTTCTCACCTGTTAGACTAGTTTTTCGGATTGAGTTAGGCTAAAAACTTATTATTGTGAGTTTCGATAAATCTGAGCGTGTTGGTGCAGGCTCGTGGGTATCCGATGCGCACTCTAAACAACCGTCGTGATCGCCGGCCTCACCATCGCCACTGCCAGTGTGTCAGATTCTGCGTTGCAATGTCACAGCAGAGGAAGTAGCAATGTGGTTTGACTTGGACCATTTGTGCTTGGGGAACAACGGCCATTGTTTGCGTCTCTGTGTTGCAATGACAGTGAcgccattgtttttttttttgggtggacTCCAATGAGGCCATTGTAGTAGCAAAGccttctacttttttttttgcaatttgatCGCGAACTGGGCTGACCATAGACCGGCCCAGTTACTTATAACAATGTGGCCCGCGGACAAATAGGCCGCGAGCTTAGTCCTAGGTAGTGTCGACTCGGAATTTCAAATCCATCTGCTATGGGAAGCCCGTCTCGGAGGTGAGTCCGAACGCCGCTGCGAGGTGCGAGCTGGATATACATATGTGGCGCGGATACATACAGCAAAGAAACTCGAGCAACTCGCATCTCGCTAGCTAACAATTCGATCGGCCGTACGTCGCCGTTGCCTCCGGCCGGCGTCGATCGATCAGCCATGGAGTCGCAGGGGAAGAACGGGTCGTCCCTGATCACGCGTCGAGTCGAGGCCAGCACTACATTCCTCCACACGACCCCGCAGACcgagccgagcggcggcggcgagcccgagCTCGCTGTGCAGCTGAGGTGCCACGTGACCAAGTACATCCgcgccgggcgcgggcgcgggcagaGACAGGTGTACGTCTACCGCGGGTCCGGCGCCGAGGCGAgcttcgtcgccgccgtgccCAGGGACGTCCTGGTCGACGAGGACAGCGTCCGCGACGtgatgcggctgctgctgagggCGATCCGGCCTCTACGGGACCTCGACCTCACCGACGACGAGTGGGAGGCCATCCTGCCCGAGGACGTCGTGCCGCAGCTCGCCGACCTGGCGCGGGGCCTCGACGAGGGCAGCCGCTCTGCCGCCGTTGTGGAGCTGGCGGTGGACCGCCATATCAGGTACAGCGCGCCCCGGGTGCTTATGACGGCATGCAggggggcgccgccggcgacggaggGGAAGGACGATGGGTGCAGCATCtgcttggaggtgttgcacgaggaggctgcggcggcggggaagggcgTGCCCGTGGAGCTGCCGGGGTGCGCGCACGCCTTCCACCGCCGGTGCATCTCCAAGTGGTTCCGTAAGAAGCCGACGTGCCCGCTGTGCCGGGGGAACGTGACCAAGCACCTGGACCCGGAGCTGCAGAAGGATATCCTCGAGTTCAGCCATGATGATGATCCAGATCGACCCACTGTGCTCCAATTTTCACGACTCTTTTAGGCGAACGGTAGTTGTAGCTGTAGTTGTAGCCTGAACTGAATAGTGTTAGGTTTCTTTGTGGTGGCTACTGGCAAGTGAGACACTGAGACTCGCAGCAGTTTCTTTGCTCCGACGATAGACTTGTACTCAGAAGATTATGTTAAGTGTTAATTGTTGGGGACTTGgggtaatattttttttcctgtagATGCTCTCATGATGCTTTCGCAATCGGTTCTCCAGTGTCATTTTGCAGCTCAACGTCGTAGGATGTGTCAAACTGCAAGTACTCGCTAGCGAATCTGTATACTTCACCTAGAGATTTACTAGGAGAAACTTATTACATAGTTGTTCTTGTTAACGACCGTGTCTGAAGTTTCCTGTACTCCAACAATGTCTGAATAAACAGCAATTTATCTGCACGGCGATTTAGCATTCATACTTGAACGCCATTCTGCACAATGGCAAAATGATCAGATTTTGCAAAGGGATATATGCTAAATTTATCTCACCTGTACTTGTCGGCCACCTCCATTAGCATTTCCGAGAGCTCCTCCGGCTTTGACAGCATCGGCATGTGATCCGCACCCGGCAGCCCCCTCACCTCCGTGCCGGGGTTCCACGACGCCATCCGCCGCTGGAACTCCGCCGAAAGCATCGCGTCGTCCTCGGCGACGACGCACACCCGCCTCACCGCGCCGTACCGCTCCGCCGTAAGGATGGCCCCGTTCATCGTCGCGTCGTTCAGGAACCGCCGCgacggcctcgtcgccgccttcgccaggGTCAGATCCTGCATCACGCACGCCATCAGAGGAAGAAGCTCAATGGTGACTAGATCATCTGCAGGAACGGGTCATGTCGAGCGAGTGGCCATTGTTACCTACCTCAGGGGGGCTGAGCTGATACAATCTCTGCTCCAAGTACCGTGGTCCGTACCGAATCGTCTCCACGGGATGCTGGGGATCGCCGCTGGTTTCGATTTTGCAGTCCATGTAGAAATCCGCTGCCCGCTGTTCTTGCGAAAACTACAGAGTACAGGCAGGCAGTCATGGTTAATCAGTGGAATTTGCATCTTCCGGTCCTTTTTGACGAATTGAAACTGGATAATTTTCATTTTGTTACCTGTTGGAAGACGAGCGTCATGGGCTTCCCGGCGGCGGGTATGGCGGCCGACACGAACACCGCGACGGCGATCCTGTCCGGGAACCTTTCCATGGCAAGCGCGAGGCTTCGCCCGCCGAAGCTGTGGCCGACGAGGACCGCCTTCTCCCCGGCCGGTAGCGCGGCCACGGCGTCCAGCAGCGGCCGGCTGTACTCCTCGAAGGACGACACCTCCTCGGCGCGCTCGGGTCTGGCGCCGCAACCGGCCATGTCCAGCGCCGTGAcgcggtggccggcggaggACAGGGCGGTGGCCACCTTGTACCAGCTCCACGCGCCGTGGCAGGCGCCGTGCACCAGCACGAAGtggtggcgctgctgctgctgcttcttggcGCTCTCCATGATCTCTGCGGTTAGAGGGATCAGGACGACTTGCTTGCAAGAGCACTCTGgtcggaggaagaagaggaggatagGTGGAGTGAATTCTTTATTTGCCaatgaaaagataaagctatacTTAATGTaatctctttcttcctttcttttttgttcttttctttgAGTGCTTTGGTGACGAATGTTGACAG
This window encodes:
- the LOC101773132 gene encoding homeobox protein LUMINIDEPENDENS, with translation MELVPFKPAAGALAEAGFGAGAGSIPAMVAAQQEMLHEQVDQLQRLVVAQCRLTGVNPLAQEMAAGALSIKIGKRPRDLLNPKAVKCMQSLFALKDTIGKKETREISLLCGVTVTQVREFFTCQKSRVRKFVRLSQEKALRVEAPKELDNAFSMSTEQIPLDIEAHAEVVEPLRTLEPVVPRSSSQPMDVPQVSSQPMELSQSCLQPMEAFQNSLQQATAQQYFAAPVMPSGTMVVQPTDAKISPDSVRKEIKQEEVHPGVESEDKKFLESIFALMRKEETFSGQVKLMEWILQINNVTVLSWFVTMGGLTIMSTWLSLAANEEQTSVILVIFKVLLHLPLHKALPAHMSVVLQTINRLRFYRTPDISSKARNLLSRLSKVLVRSQALKKPQKDLICKQRISEILRDESWKSEVDITEEVLALTDGANESSKPEPRKTQMLLTASADETNKRSAMQTKSKQKRKVLLVEHPNKKAAVKNVNSARNSTNNSRPLSADDIQKAKMRAMFMQEKYGKVDSSKASDKSQAMETPKTSGLVNSNVLPVPRDPIRSTAQPFDASTSSTAQPVDPSTSTSKQSTVPQPDKPEISNGLKLNIGSPKNVVEKLDSKRVPWRIPPAVWIDPSWSVSAGDNSKELEVQTQRNRREKETFYASQKDIPLNPKDPWDLEMDFDDSLTPEIPIDQAPDADTMEMDSVGAAPNAAAPVKDKQIGSTATSVAVADGANGEDPEPDLELLTVLLKNPQLVFALTSNNGEDVSSEQTVALLDTLKRTGLGLSELVNTLGNGAGAPKEPEPEPIPASLPSPTPSDQTARAVWGPEHPTQARAPNLQQPPLSNRGNTPPIANTVQQSFSNVMSSLPSQPYASVSVLPAQIQANVPSLPQLAVSVNPPVQHVSPVNNHLSRASVHQHAQQYALASDPVAMSLHQQAAVNKSTHGLQSVPNPAVAHSSLPEPNASYTTLPWQSNAAHVTNTGRNATADPWAARTTNSCNTASASTVPYANQNAYGDQSTHSAYNAYGSAAASSRTVLTGHGLDRNGYSRPVVEYQAMARDSHQRHSRSPDPGAGRDYGGTQGYNQQPLTRWSAGQGQQSYNPEPSRQWRSAQQGYTSAEPSRQWSSARQSYTSAEPSRQWSSEPKSYNVESSRSWNLGQQGQNPEGSRQWNLGKQDAYNPSDGRRSYEPQSYNVESSRSWNSGQQGQNPEASRQWNLGKQDAYNPSDGRRSYDQHWRR
- the LOC101759641 gene encoding probable esterase PIR7A isoform X1 — encoded protein: MESAKKQQQQRHHFVLVHGACHGAWSWYKVATALSSAGHRVTALDMAGCGARPERAEEVSSFEEYSRPLLDAVAALPAGEKAVLVGHSFGGRSLALAMERFPDRIAVAVFVSAAIPAAGKPMTLVFQQFSQEQRAADFYMDCKIETSGDPQHPVETIRYGPRYLEQRLYQLSPPEDLTLAKAATRPSRRFLNDATMNGAILTAERYGAVRRVCVVAEDDAMLSAEFQRRMASWNPGTEVRGLPGADHMPMLSKPEELSEMLMEVADKYSSGSRCLVTFPRHSGHVGFLRNHLEMHRRWKACAHPGSSTGTPFPAAAASSCNTSKQMLHPSSFPSVAGGAPLHAVISTRGALYLIWRSTASSTTAAERLPSSRPRARSASCGTTSSGRMASHSSSVRSRSRRGRIALSSSRITSRTLSSSTRTSLGTAATKLASAPDPR
- the LOC101773815 gene encoding psbP domain-containing protein 7, chloroplastic codes for the protein MATAAVARHTHHHHHRGAPWRGRGQGERWRLRRGGIRCSSPAQEFAALAAVFRRRLVVGATTAAAAAVGANFGGVTSFLLGLSPELGRSLRLDVLYPVGGFSRCLDSDNGFEFIYPSSWVGDQTLLYREAKKAELQRSLDPPPLKNGRLSRPRNISEPVAAFGPPGSNGELNVSVIVSPVPQDFSIEAFGGPKDVGEVVLRRIARTRRSPDINATLIDAALREDAENVKYYKLEFRVESPSFRRHNVAVCCAKDGKLYTMNAQAPESAWKAVQEEFFAMADSFSLVNYV
- the LOC101759641 gene encoding probable esterase PIR7A isoform X2, whose translation is MESAKKQQQQRHHFVLVHGACHGAWSWYKVATALSSAGHRVTALDMAGCGARPERAEEVSSFEEYSRPLLDAVAALPAGEKAVLVGHSFGGRSLALAMERFPDRIAVAVFVSAAIPAAGKPMTLVFQQFSQEQRAADFYMDCKIETSGDPQHPVETIRYGPRYLEQRLYQLSPPEDLTLAKAATRPSRRFLNDATMNGAILTAERYGAVRRVCVVAEDDAMLSAEFQRRMASWNPGTEVRGLPGADHMPMLSKPEELSEMLMEVADKYRMAFKYEC